The Conger conger chromosome 11, fConCon1.1, whole genome shotgun sequence genome includes the window CGCTCTGTTGCGTAGCTTAGCCGCAGGAAACGCTTGGTCTGTCATTTCCGATATTGTATCATCTGCGCGATTTGACGATCATCGGCAAGTCATCTTTGATCAAACACCTGACGCCTGGGTTGGAACAAAAccgcagaacagaacagaaggaGACGGAGGAGCGCCGCTGCTCTTACGCACGCTCGGCAGCGACGGCGCGGAGCTGTAACAGAAAGTATCTTTATAGCACAGAAGCATCGCGCTCCCGGCAGCAGTGAGGTTAATTCTTGGACAGCGGcgaaataaatagaaatgaataaatacattaataaatacaaattctgTATCGAGAATAAGAGCACATATAAagacagtgaaaatgaaaaagttaaatGAACGCCCCTCGCCAAAAAAGTCCGGGAAATAACATAAACGGTCATAAATAATGGAAGAAAATAGAAAGCGATGTTTGAAAACAATCgtgcagagagaaagggagtttTACgcagggtggagggagggagagaaggagggagacgcTGCGTGCCCTTTTGCACACATCCAGTCCAGAACTAAACTCGCCGAGCTGTGGGGCTGGAGGTCCCGTTGACGACGGATAAATCACGGTCGCTCTCCGCCAACAACAATATTGATTGTCCTCGACTTAAATAGCTCAAATCAAGAATTATTGGACACCGTTTTGGAACGGGCGAAGCACCAAGACAGGTTCTGCTGACGGGTGAGCGCAGGGGAGAGATTGTCCAAACCGGGGGCCTTCAATTTCTGCTAATATGAAGTATCTTCCCATACATGCCTCTACATTAAGATGACTTATGTTTTCTGAGAGCGCGACGTGGGAGGTGTggagtttagaaaaaataaaaataaataaaaaataaaactggccAGTGCTTGTGCTAGTACGTTTtcgtaataataaaaatagttcTACTGCCGTTGCAGTTTCTCGTTGTAACTGCACAGATCTGCCAATGACAAGGGGCTGTtctcagggtcaaaggtcagttgTTGAGCAGGGTCATCCCTGGCACTTTTATTGGCATTCAGTCCTGTAGGGGCTGCAGGATCTGTTTCCCAAGTGTTTccaacacatctctctctctctctctcgctctctcgctctcgcgctctcgctctctgttgGAATGTGTTCCTTACAGTCTCAGtctctttcctctcttttccatctctctttcgctctctctctctctcagcacaggGACTTTGGGATTGCGGCAGGGCTTTGTTGCTATGGCAGCGTGCCATGTTGCCAAACTGAGTACACCTGGGATTTGGagtctctccgtctctttcacacacacacagacacacacacgcgcgcacacacacatacacacacatacacacaccattattCTCAGTGTACAGGAGACACATTTTGAGTGAGTACATTCAAATACAGGGACATccgtgtgcacacacagatacgcacacaaacattctTGCTTTTTTACAGTAGTTTTATGCAATATGCATTATTCActcactgtatataaacaaCATGTATAAGACACCACATatccacaaacacatacacacacacatgcatatccacaaacgcatacatacacacacacacacacacacacagcaccgcacacacacatccacacactcacacaaccgcacacacgcacacacacacacacatgcacacacacacacgcacacacacacagagtgtgaCTGCTGAAAGGGCCTAgttctaaccccccccccccccctctcccgggCTTGTTCTCTCCCTGTTCCCATGTGGGAGCTTCAGAGACAGCATTGTGGGATAGCACAGTCCCCAGAGTCCTCCAGACATCACTTTCCCTGCTTTGAAAAGCAACAGAAGCTCTCCTTTCCAAAGCCTTTCAGATCTCTGATTTGATTTAAAGCGCAATAACATTTACAGCGACGCACAAGTAAATGGAAATGCTTATTATAGCGATTATGACGGGTAGAACGACAGAGGCTCATGTCGAGTGTTTGCACAGCGTTTGGCTTCCTGATTCTGCCGTCTGCCCAACAAACCGTTTTTCTCTCCTCATTCAGGTGTAATATACAGTGTGAAATGCAAATCAAACATATTTGCTGAGCTATTTGTGGTTTTCAAGGCCTTCTCTGAATTCTCTGGAGCAGGACGTAGGAAATGATTGCTATTGAAATGTTTGCTTAACTTGCTATTGCATTACACTCATTTAACAGAATGTCTGTCCAGAGTCACTTACAGTGTAAGAAAGCATACGTGCGTCCATGTCAGTGAGACACAGAACTGTTCCAGATTTGGCAAGCaacactggccaatcagcacgTGCAACATGGCTAAACTGAATTCAGTTGAACTATACTAACAAAGAGCCACAATGTATATTGTAAATGCACATACTTATGTATGAATGGATGTACCTTCTCTCACCATGCAGTGCATCAGTTGAGttgagtgtgttgtgtttctctGCATTAAGTCATTCTGCATCAGTATTGTTggtggctgtgttgtgtgtgtgtctgtgtatgtattcagtattgttagtgagtgtgtgtgtgtgtctgtgtgtatttagtgttgctggtgagtgtgtgtgagtgtctgtgtgtgtatttagtgttgttggtgagtgtgtgtgagtgtctgtgcatttATTCATTCTGCAACGCTTCCTTACTACAGGTTCTTCTTGAAGTTTTTCCTGAAGTGTAACCAGAACTGTCTGAAGACTGCAGGAAACCCTCGGGACATGAGGAGGTTCCAGgtgaatagagagagggagtgtgtgtgtgtgtgtgtgtgtgtgcttatgtgtgcgtgtttctgtgtgtatgtgtgtgagagacagaaagtgtgattgtgagtgaaagagtgtgtgtgcgtgtgtgtgagtttgtatcTGATTGCACGCATGCTTGCAAACATGTGCTGGTATGCAAGAGCGTGCATGTTAGCGTGTGTGTCCACTAGCCacatctgtatgtatgtatgtgtgtattaatatttgtgtacatttgtgtgtgttttggttcttTATgtggaataaaatgtattgaaggAGCTTGGGGGGGGAAATCTTCACGAAGAACGTGTGTGATTGGAAATTAAAATACGACGGCAGTTTATGTCAGTTTTTGAACTGAGAATCCTTTTCTTTGTATAGTTCATGCAGGAGTAAGGGGGGAcaaagggaagagaaagagagagtgaattTTGGAtcccagagagggagagagggaaaggaacGGAGaagggagtggggggtggggtgggggggggcaggaaatAGGCTGAGGTGTTTCAGGAAGTTGTCAAGAGTTGAGTGATTGGCTCCAGATGGGGGAGGTCGAGCTCCGTGACCCAGGAAGTGGTCACAGGGGACACTCCCGCTTCACTTCCTCTGCTGTCTTTCAGCACTGCAGCCCTGTCTgctgttctctcctcctcctccctctctccctccctttctccctctctctctctctccctccctctctctcactcacacacacagacacacacacataggcacgcATGCAAGcgcaacacatacacatgcacacactctcacacacacacacagggtccttCTCTCtgacgcacactcacacacacacactctcacacatacacacacacacacacacacacagggtccttCTCTCtgacgcacactcacacacacacacactctcacacacacacacacacacacacacacagaggagagttATAGCAGCATACACCCCTCTGGGTTCTCCCTCCAGGTTAGGAGTCGTCATGGCTGAGGGCATTCTGCCCCGCTCTGCTCTGTGATCGATAACTCAGCCTGATTTAGAGGAGCTGTACCTCCTCTCCCTGAGCCCCTGCGCCTCCCCTCTGCGTCTCAATCCTCACCTCCCAACAGCACAGATTCCGCCCCGCTGCTGGGCAAACACCGCTGTGAATCTGCCCCATTCACACAGCAAACTGCCCCCCATTCACACCGCAAACTGCCCCCCATTCACACAGCAAACTGCCCCCCATTCACACAGCAAACTGCCCCCCATTCACACAGCAAACTGCCCCATTCACACAGCAAACTGCCCCATTCACACAGCAAACTGCCCCCCATTCACACAGCAAACTGCCCCAGGGCTCTCCAGTACAGTATCAACATTAGTATCAGTCTCATCTATTATGttgtacaccatacacacattcacacaaacacacacacatacacagaagcatgcatgcacacagaggcacacaagcatgtatacacacacacactcacttgcatatgagtgcacacacaaacacagatctGAATACATGTGTATGAACATTCACACGCCCTTGAACATGCACAATACCCTGAATAAAATATGTAGTACATTCAGAGAAGGGGACACAGACTTTGTGCCAGAAATCTAATTATAGCCCTTATAtatcacagagagggagagagagagagagagagagagagagagagggagggaaaaggaGGTGTTTGGTTCACATGTTCAGTGCCAGGGAAGGATCGTTGTTGTGTTTTCAGTGGATCCCTGCGGGCTTCCAGACCACAGGTAgagaagaaaacaaacacactccaaAGAGGACTTGGCGTGAGGTCTGAGGGGAAGCGGTGTGTTGGGAGTGAAGGCTCTCCCTGACTGTGTGAGCTGGTGCTGCACgtctctctccctgactgtgTGAGCTGGTGCTGCACgtctctctccctgactgtgTGAGCTGGTGCTGCACgtctctctccctgactgtgTGAGCTGGTGCTGCACgtctctctccctgactgtgagctggtgctgcaggtctctctccctgactgtgAGCTGGTGCTGCACgtctctctccctgactgtgtgagctggtgctgcaggtctctctccctgactgtgagctggtgctgcaggtctctctccctgactgtgAGCTGGTGCTGCACgtctctctccctgactgtgAGCTGGTGCTGCACgtctctctccctgactgtgAGCTGGTGCTGCACgtctctctccctgactgtgtgagctggtgctgcaggtctctctccctgactgtgagctggtgctgcaggtctctctccctgactgtgAGCTGGTGCTGCACgtctctctccctgactgtgtgagctggtgctgcaggtctctctccctgactgtgagctggtgctgcaggtctctctccctgactgtgAGCTGGTGCTGCACgtctctctccctgactgtgTGAGCTGGTGCTGCACgtctctctccctgactgtgAGCTGATGCTGCACgtctctctccctgactgtgagctggtgctgcaggtctctctccctgactgtgagctggtgctgcaggtctctctccctgactgtgagctggtgctgcaggtctctctccctgactgtgtgagctggtgctgcaggtctctctccctgactgtgAGCTGCTGCTGCACGTCTCTCTTCCTGACTGTGAGCTGgtgctgcaggtctctctccctgactgtgTGAGCTGGTGCTGCACgtctctctccctgactgtgTGAGCTGGTGCTGCACGTCTCCAGGGCACCCATTCCCACCACCGGGAGCTATTCAGTCACTATccctacagacagagagagcgagatggaaggagagagagagcgagatggagagagagagagatggagggagagagagagcgagatggagGGAGAACGAGGGAGAGTTAGAGGATGTGGAGAGAGGGATCCAAACAGAGAGGAGGAACAGGAaagacaggaaataaaagagAGAGTTGTGACTTCCTGGTTCTAATTTCACGCTAAAAGGTGCTTCGGAAGGGATTTCCCCCGCCGAAgttctccacccccccacccccccccccgcagccttttaacgccccccccctcccctcctgccccccccaggTGGTCCTGTCCAGCACGGTGAGCGTGGATGGGCACGTCCTGGCTGTGTCTGACAACATGTTCGTCCACAACAACTCCAAACACGGGAGGAGGGCTCGCCGTCTGGAGCCGGGAGAGAGCGCGGAGAACAACATGGAGTATGGTACGACATCCCATAATAACCCCGTATCATGGAGTACGACATCACATAATAACCCCCCTGAGATTATTAACCACACAAATCACACTCGTATCTCTGGCATTCTCTATGTCCCTCTTTGCACCTTAGCTACAGGAGGTTCTGCTCGGTAACAGAAGGTTCTGCCGCTgtcttacagtacattacagtacattacatagtaatttagctgacgtccaaagcgacttacagttgattagactaaacaggggccaaacccccccggagcaatgtggggttaacagctgatcttattttggctacactggggcttgaatcaccaaccttccggatCCCAGTCCAGCaccctagccactaggcttAATATAATATTCATAAGATGCTTTATATTGGAATGTTTGGGCTTCAGCGCTAGAGAGACACAACTTTTTACTCACGGCCAGCAGACAGTCAGTGCAAACAAGCGTTCGTTTATAAGCTGTGTGAAGTGACCCCCGCTCTgtatctgccccccccctctctgtatctgccccccccccccccccccgctctgtatctgccccccccctctctgcagcCACCCCCTGCATCAAAGCCATCAGCCCGAGCGAGGGCTGGACCACAGGGGGCGCCATGGTCATCGTCATCGGCGAGAACTTCTTCGACGGGCTCCAGGTGGTGTTCGGGAGCATGCTGGTGTGGAgcgaggtgaggggggggggggggggggagagaactgGGGGGTCATTTCGCGAGAGagcagtccctctctctctctctctggataaACACCATCTGCTAAATACCTAAACGCTAATGACCCCGATGCACACAGAGGAAATGTGGCCGGCTGAACCGTGCAGCGACAATCTGCTACCGCGCAAACCATTAGGACACTGAGAGAGGGCGGCCATCTTAGGAACGCTGGGCAGAATTAATGCTTAAAAAAGCTCTTTATCGGACACTTAACGGGACCTGTTCTCGAGAGGAACTGACATTCCTCACTTATAGTCAGTGAAGAGTAAGGTCTGGGGCTGCAGGGACTGACATGGgttttttcttttatcttttagTATTTGTGTTTTACTATCTCCTTATGTTTATTCTTGCACAGTACTTCCCTatattatttacacatttatgtACTTACTTATCTACTATTACCTATGTTCTTATTGCACAACCTGAAGGAGTCTGTATGAGCATGTGACATATAAAATCTCTTGAATCTTGAATCCTCATCCTAAAaacctctcccccctccagcTGATCACTCCTCACGCCATACGGGTCCAGACCCCGCCCAGGCACATCCCGGGGGTGGTGGAGGTCACACTGTCCTACAAGTCCAAGCAGTTCTGCAAGGGCGTGCCGGGCCGCTTCATCTACACAGGTGAGACTATGATTCAGGGATACAGTCCTCATGCCTGCGATTCAGTGATTCAGTCTATTCAGACTCATCTGTGATTAAGTGATTCAGTGATTCAGTCCATTCAGACACACCTGTGATTCAGTGATTCAGTCCATTCAGACACACCTGTGATTCAGTCCATACAAACATACCTGCTATTCAGTCCATTTCGACTGTCTACATGCAGTAGCAGGATGATTTCCTGGGAATGATGTATGCAGGAAAGTTTGGGAATATGATGTCAATATTGCATGATAGGATGAGAATATTGCAGGATAGGATGGGAATATTGCATGATAGGATGGGAATATTGCTGGATAGGATGGGATTATTGCAGGATAGGATGGGAATATTACAGGATAGGATGGGAATATTGCATGATAGGATTGGAATATTGCATGATAGGATGGGAATATTGCATGAAAGGATGGGAATATTGCTGGATAGGATGGGAATATTGCATGATAGGATGGGAATATTGCAGGATAGAAAGCAGCCTGTAGGTAATAAGCAGAGATGACTGAAGAAGCTCAGTCACTGAGTATCTGGTTGGTGTAGAGAATCTGTATCCACAATAATCTGTGATTTAACGTGCTGTACGAACACAAGGGCTTtgtctgtgcacacacatgttGTATGACCCTGGATCTGTGACGAATATGTgacactgactctctctctgtgcgtgtgtgcgtgtgtgtttcttagCTCTGAACGAGCCCACCATCGACTATGGCTTCCAGAGACTCCAGAAGGTCATTCCCAGACACCCCGGGGACCCCGACAAACTGGCCAAGGTGAGCGACACACCTGTAAACAGATGCACACTAACAGTCAaccctacagtatgtacagGTGCACACTAATCCAGTCTAAACTAAACATCACACAAGAGAAAACTACAAAGCAGctaactgtatactgtatacttacattacaaaaatgtaaattcacaaaccaaaataaaccagatacacacacacacacacacacatactgtcacactcacacacacaagcgcacacacactatctcacatacacacacacacacacacacacacgtgctcactCTCGTGTCTCTCTGTACAGGAGATGTTGTTAAAGAGGGCTGCAGATCTGGTGGAAGCTCTGTATGGAAACCCCCACAGTAACCAGGTAACTACCCACAATGCTCCTCTCTCACATCCACATGAACTCAGATTCTCACTGGGACTCAGAAAAGAATGGAAATGAAACAGTCATTGTGAATTACTTAATAAActgtctctctcaaattcaagtTGCTTTTATTGCCGAAGCATATATCCATTAATAAACTAAACTAGGATAAAGTAAACGAtgataaatgtaattataaatgTGACAATATATAACAATAACTACAACAAATCAATACATTCATATGTGGTCACtcagcgtctctctctctctctccggtccCAGGACATGCTGCTGAAGAGGGCGGCGGACATCGCCGAGGCCCTCTATAGCGTTCCCCGGCCCCACAGCCAGCTGCAGGCTCTGCCCAGCTCCCCGGCCCACGGCAGCGTGATGGGCATCGGCTCCTACCCGTCCCAGCTGGGCGTCAGCATTGGGGAGCCCGGACAGCCTGGCGCACAGGGTGAGGAGGGGACCCCCGAACACGGGCCCCCGCCGCGGCCCCCGACACACTGCTCAAATAACAGCGTTCTCTGACGGAGGAGGGGCCCCTGTTTCTGGCTCCTGTGTCGTTAATTTAGGAGTGGCCCCTGCTATCCGCAGGCCTGCTTCTGACACACGTCTTCTCCTGCTACATTCATGTTTATAGGCTCATTCAGCAGATGCTGTAATCCACAGTGACCTTCGAAGAGCTCGCAAAAGCAATGATGTTATTACACAAACCTACAACAGGACGCTTAGCCGCATAACCTTTTCCTGCTCGCACAGACTGACAGCTGTATAATGAACACTATTCGGGTCCTCCTGCTGTTCCAAACAGCAGATCcattacaaaatggccgctcacTAGAGGAGTCTTTCCCTCCTCTCTACCTGTTTCATCTTAATCGTAGACCTGGCATGACACTGAGTGGGACACTGAGCTAGGTCCAATCAGTTTGCAAATCTTACAAACTGTAACGTCCCTTTTTATGGATACTCtcgagcagggatcatcaaatcatagTCCTCAAGGTCCAATAACTGCTTTATAGACACTTTATATTTATAGATAGGATAGACTAGTTTTCAGCTGATTCATTTGGCTGCTTTGTGGTACTGTGCATTGAGTTGCAACACTTCTGTGTATTGAGTTCTCTTCAGTGAGTCtaatcactctctccctctgtcccactctctctttcaacctctctctccctccctccctctctctctctccctctccctctctctccctctctctcactctctctctctctctctctctctcagtacagtgttaatgtctctctctctctctctcagtacagtgttaatgtctctctctctctctctcgcagggTACATTCGGAGCTCCAGTAGTCTGTCCCCTCGGGGATACCCCTCAGCCTCCACCCCCCAGCAGTCGGGGTACGGGGGCGGAGGGGGCATGGGCGGGGGGTACGGGGCAGTGCCCATGTCCAGTCTGGGGGTGCCAGGGTCCCCCGGGTTCAGCAGCGCCTCCCCCACAGGATCCCCCTACGGCAGTGagtgtctctccttctcctctcacccccaattctgtgtcctgtgtcctctCATCTTCCATTCTCCCATTCTCTTTCTCccattctctttctcccccccacacccctctctgcctctgtttccatctctatcactcactcactcacacacacacacaaacacacacacacacacacacacacacacatgcacacacacgcacacacacacacacacatgcatgcacacacacgcacacacacacacacacacatgcacacacacgcacagacacacacatacacacacacaaacacactcactctcacacacacacacacaaacacacacacatgcacactcactcactcacacacatccacacacacacacacacacatacacacacacccaaacacacatgcacactcactcactcactcacacacacacacacacacgcacatgcacatacacacacacacacacacacacacacacacacacacaaacacgcacatgcacacacacatgcacactcactcactcacacacatccacacacacacacacacacacacacaaacacacatgcacactcactcactcacacactcacacacacacacacacacacactacctgaGTGAAATACACAGCAGCCTCGTTCAGCTTTCTAAAGcgtacagaaatacattttcacacaccCTCTATCCATCTTCGACTCATGACATGTTCATCTTGCTTTGTAAACATCTGCTCTTAACAAGTAACCTTTAAGAAGGTTTTTAAAATACGGTCTGTTGAGTGTTTATTTGGTGGTGTTTCTGTCCGTCACACAGTCATGCCCTCCAGCCCCACCATCCCGgggtccagctcctcctcctccctcctccccttctcctccttcccctcctccGCCAAACAGAAGAGTGCTTTCGCCCCCGTCCTGAGGCCCCAGGGGTCTCCCTCCCCTGCCTGCCCCGTCTCCGGGGGCAACAGCTTCAGAGGTACGCCCCCTAACCTTCCCAGAATCCCACAGCACACGCCCTGTCACGTCTGACCTGGGACAGATATGCACAGATACAGGCAGGACCTATAACTAAgggcctggggcctgtatcacaaagcatacagggttttactcagcacggttatccagctagctcagtagTCTTGGGGGGTATTTCATAAAGCAGGATttagttagctggatagctgtaCGGAGTAAAACCtagaacagctctttttgcTTGAGTCCATGTTTCAgttttgggagggttctgggttctggCATTTGGGGAATGGGAAATGGGCCAAGTTAGTAAGGAATTAGGACTAACTTGGGGCTAATACGAGACAGTGACAGATGTGGCAGTAGATCAGGtcccacacactgctacacgctacatgctacatgctacatGCCCTTCATAGCAGCCATGTCACCAACTCATATTcatcagcaataataataagcatCATCATCCTTATCATACATTTATGAAGCACTTTTCATGTAGCCAGGATGCTGTGTGTATTCAGTGCATCTAGCGTACCAGCTGCACAGCACTGTAAAACATTAATGTCCACAACATAAAACAATCCATAAAAGTTATCATAACTGGTAATTACCAGCACATGAACATTCTCTCCAGACTGACTCAATACTGCTACCACTGCTAAAACATGAATTCAAttctaaaaataatgaaatgataataatccagaaaaaatactgaatgtttttctcctctccccagcGATGACAGGCCTGGTTGTCCCTCCGATGTAGCAGAGGAccacccctacacccctccacccccctccccccacccccctgtctcACTCTCCAAAACCCTGTTCTGACTGGGGAGGGCATGGACGCACCGGGACTCtaattcccacaatgccctgcttcTCCCAGCATCCACTCCCCTCTGCTTCCTCAACACCCACCTCTGATTGAGACGAGCTTTCAGTTAACGGATCGACCGCACTGATTGGACGGAATGCAGGACAGAAACGGGAATCCAGCACATTGGGGGGTTCAGTCCAGCTCAGACAGAAATTTGGCCCTTTCTACAGGGTCTCCCAGGCCACTGTCCAGGGACCAGCACACGGAGGACGGAGGAGAGTCGACATCAGGGCATCGGCACCTGAACATTCCAGTGACCTTTCACCTTGGACCCCAAGCACTCCCTCCAGCCTTATACCAGCAGCACTGCGCCATTTTGGTTCTAGCAGAGCCGCggatgaaacaaaatggccgcctgtcaCATTTGGCCCAGTCTGGTGCGGGCTGACATGGTGACTCTTTGAAAAGCCAGGGTgctaccccccaaccccccccccaaaaaaaggacaCTGTTGGTGCTTTTGTAAAGACGTTACTGGTACAAGAACTCCTGCTCCATAAAGTAGGCCTTGGAGATTTACGTTGGCGGAGgatcgtttttcttttttccacgtTTATACAGAAAGAACTCTTTAATCCTGCTGTAGCAGGGTCTGAAAATAGACTACATCCTATATCGatttatttaagaaaaaaacaaccaattTAACTTATTATTATAGTTAGGATTAGGAATAATATAAAGGTCTTTACATTCCTTTTGTAATtgttataattatgattattgttgttgttctgattatgttattattacattgacatttttattgttatttttcattcaatatCCGAATAAGCTCACAGATTATGCCTAAGAAGATGGATACTGAGATATGGAAAATTAGGAGGACAGatacaaatacatgaaaaatggtttatgatttttgcattttaaaaacgtTGTcctgtgtttttggttttgaataTAACTGGTCTGCCCTGTGCAGTGGGTTATGACAGTGCAGTAAAGCCACGTTTTCCCCTCACAGTCTCAGGAGTGTCATGTGTTTCCTGTACATTTGTTGTCCGTGCATGACATCCCAAAAGCACATTCCCTACAATGTTCTTTCGCCTTATGTTGAAAATAtgaatgattgttttttttatgatggAGATATGTGTAATCATACCTGACCCGATTTTATATCATTTCTCAGTTGTTCGGTCTCTATGCAGTACAGAAAGAAGCACAAGGAAGAATGGATAAagcagttcagttcagtcagAGGCATGGTGCACTAGTGCAGCGTGCAGGATGGTCTCACTAAGCTCACTCCCATGTATCACGTGtaatgactttttttcttccaaataaaacaaaaatgtgttttaagaaaTCACTCAGGATTACCTTTTTCCGTTTATGGATTCTATGAACGggaacacgtgtgtgtgtgtgtgtgtgtgtgtgtgtacatgtgtctgtttgggggtcttttctctctctttctttccctctttttctgTAATGGCTTCTCCTGGCTAATGTAATTAGCAGTGGTAAAGGAGGGCACTTAATTAGCAGGCCTTTTAGATGGAGTAATTAATGTTGTGCCAGTAAACAGCAACTGTTTCATTAACACCAACGCTCAGAGCCAGAAGGGggtagggctgtgtgtgtgcatacagtatgcattttgtttgtgtacatgtacaattgtgtgtgtgtgtgtacgtgtgtttctgtgtgtgtgcatacagtatgcatcctgagtgtgtacatgtacaactgtgtgtgtgtgtgtgtgtgtgtgcgtgtgtgtgtgtgcgtggtgctGCTGTGGAAA containing:
- the ebf2 gene encoding transcription factor COE2 isoform X8 — protein: MFGIQEQLIREVNGIKEDHLGAEMDSVRSWVRNVGVVDANVAAQSGVALSRAHFEKQPPSNLRKSNFFHFVLALYDRHGQPVEVERTAFVDFVEHEKEQTGEKTNNGTHYKLQLLYSNGVRTEQDLYARLIDSVTKQPIAYEGQNKNPEMCRVLLTHEVMCSRCCEKKSCGNRNETPSDPVIIDRFFLKFFLKCNQNCLKTAGNPRDMRRFQVVLSSTVSVDGHVLAVSDNMFVHNNSKHGRRARRLEPGETTPCIKAISPSEGWTTGGAMVIVIGENFFDGLQVVFGSMLVWSELITPHAIRVQTPPRHIPGVVEVTLSYKSKQFCKGVPGRFIYTALNEPTIDYGFQRLQKVIPRHPGDPDKLAKEMLLKRAADLVEALYGNPHSNQDMLLKRAADIAEALYSVPRPHSQLQALPSSPAHGSVMGIGSYPSQLGVSIGEPGQPGAQGYIRSSSSLSPRGYPSASTPQQSGYGGGGGMGGGYGAVPMSSLGVPGSPGFSSASPTGSPYGAKQKSAFAPVLRPQGSPSPACPVSGGNSFRAMTGLVVPPM
- the ebf2 gene encoding transcription factor COE2 isoform X2, with the protein product MFGIQEQLIREVNGIKEDHLGAEMDSVRSWVRNVGVVDANVAAQSGVALSRAHFEKQPPSNLRKSNFFHFVLALYDRHGQPVEVERTAFVDFVEHEKEQTGEKTNNGTHYKLQLLYSNGVRTEQDLYARLIDSVTKQPIAYEGQNKNPEMCRVLLTHEVMCSRCCEKKSCGNRNETPSDPVIIDRFFLKFFLKCNQNCLKTAGNPRDMRRFQVVLSSTVSVDGHVLAVSDNMFVHNNSKHGRRARRLEPGEAATPCIKAISPSEGWTTGGAMVIVIGENFFDGLQVVFGSMLVWSELITPHAIRVQTPPRHIPGVVEVTLSYKSKQFCKGVPGRFIYTALNEPTIDYGFQRLQKVIPRHPGDPDKLAKEMLLKRAADLVEALYGNPHSNQDMLLKRAADIAEALYSVPRPHSQLQALPSSPAHGSVMGIGSYPSQLGVSIGEPGQPGAQGYIRSSSSLSPRGYPSASTPQQSGYGGGGGMGGGYGAVPMSSLGVPGSPGFSSASPTGSPYGIMPSSPTIPGSSSSSSLLPFSSFPSSAKQKSAFAPVLRPQGSPSPACPVSGGNSFRAMTGLVVPPM
- the ebf2 gene encoding transcription factor COE2 isoform X6 → MFGIQEQLIREVNGIKEDHLGAEMDSVRSWVRNVGVVDANVAAQSGVALSRAHFEKQPPSNLRKSNFFHFVLALYDRHGQPVEVERTAFVDFVEHEKEQTGEKTNNGTHYKLQLLYSNGVRTEQDLYARLIDSVTKQPIAYEGQNKNPEMCRVLLTHEVMCRFFLKFFLKCNQNCLKTAGNPRDMRRFQVVLSSTVSVDGHVLAVSDNMFVHNNSKHGRRARRLEPGETTPCIKAISPSEGWTTGGAMVIVIGENFFDGLQVVFGSMLVWSELITPHAIRVQTPPRHIPGVVEVTLSYKSKQFCKGVPGRFIYTALNEPTIDYGFQRLQKVIPRHPGDPDKLAKEMLLKRAADLVEALYGNPHSNQDMLLKRAADIAEALYSVPRPHSQLQALPSSPAHGSVMGIGSYPSQLGVSIGEPGQPGAQGYIRSSSSLSPRGYPSASTPQQSGYGGGGGMGGGYGAVPMSSLGVPGSPGFSSASPTGSPYGIMPSSPTIPGSSSSSSLLPFSSFPSSAKQKSAFAPVLRPQGSPSPACPVSGGNSFRAMTGLVVPPM